CATGACTCTGCCCTGTCCCTCTGCTCAGACTGTCAGCAAGTACAACTCGCAGTACCACAAACTCTTCCAGTGCGTTCCGAAGGACGAGATCCTAATGAAAGGTACTGTCAACAACAATGCTACATGCTAACATCTGTTGTAGTATCTCTGTATGATGTATGTTTATTTAGGTTAACATGCTAGTGACTGTAGCATGTCTGTAGCTTACTGTCTATATGCTGTGCATTGACTTCAGGCTATCGCCCTATTAGCTCCATATGCTGTGTTTATGTACcgttggctaacttgctagctacggTAGCATCAATTTGTttcccatggcaaaaatgaaaacaagaAAAACACCTAACTCTtcggtcctttaaaaacctgtgtatgtaaaatattgtgagcTACAGatagaaataaatacatgtgactctggatgacatcaTAATGATGTTTTGTTTCAACATTAggactgttttcctaaagaagttaaatccgctttgtgttttgtttccttgccatgatacTACGAGTATCGCAAAACTGGTATCGTCCCAGCCCTAATTACTATTATTAGTAGAAGTACTTTCACTGTcaaatgttgtgttgtctgtaatAAGTATATACTTTCTCTTATATTTCTGTCCCCACATAGTGTGAGTTTTAGTCATTTCAATTTTGGTTTTGGAACTCTATGGGCTACTCAGTGTGTTTGAAACCATCTTTCTGAGTTTCTGTAAGGATTTCTGGTAAGGGTAACCAGTCCTCAGGCCCTGAACAGGAAGTTGTATGGTTTGAGGTCAGGTTATGCAGATTAGGTCAGGGTTGGGTTTCCTGAAAGCATCGTAGCACTAAGATCAACTTCGTCCATTTAGATTCAATGGAATGAAAGATGATCCTAGTGCTACAATGCTTTTGGAAACCCAGCCTGTTCTATTTTAGACTAGGGGTAAAGTGATGATGGTAAATACAGTTTTGATCTGTTTAACTGATATGTACGTACCAGTTACTTTATTCAATGCCTATGAACCTATTTTAGAAACATCTATAGGCCAAGTCAAAGACATGAGctataattatatataataaatgccgtttagcaaacgcTTTCCAAAGCTACTttgtcatgtgtgcatacattttcgtgAGAAGCTCAAACAGTGTTAGCAATGTGCTTGTCTTGAGTTAGCAGCTACTTTAACCTGTttatgtctcctctcctcagtatACTCCTGCGCTCTGCTCCGAGACATCCTGCTGCAAGGCCGTCTTTATATCTCCAGAAACTGGCTGTGTTTCTATGCCAACCTCTTTGGCAAGGACATCAAGGTAAGTCAAGGCCTGGCAGATATAGACAGATCGTCAATAATGAATAATATATAACACTTTATTCTGAGTGCATACATCTTAGAATGTGTGACCCCAGCAGgaacaaacccacaaccctgacatTGCTAGCACCACACTAATACCAACTGGACCGCAGGACCCTCGATAGCACCACACtaataccaactgagccacacaggaccgcAGGACCCTCGATAGCACCACACtaataccaactgagccacacaggaccgcAGGACCCTCGATAGCACACACTAATACAACTGAGCACACAGGACCGCAGACCTCGATATCTAGATGGACAGACGGAGACGTAGACAGGACCGCAGAACCCTCGATGTctagatggacagacagagacgtAGACAGGACCGCAGGACCGAAGACATCTAAATGGACAGACAGAGAAGTAGACAGGACCGCAGGCCCTCGATATctagatggacagacagagacgtAGACAGGACCGCAGGACCCTCGATATCTAGATGGACGTACAGAGAGCGTAGACAGGACGCAGGACCTCGATATCTAGATGGACAGACGAGACGTAGACAGGACCGCAACCCTCGATTctagatggacagacagagacgtAGACAGGACGCAGGACGAAGACACTAAAATGGACAGACAGAGAAGTAGACAGGACCGCAGGTCCCTCGATATctagatggacagacagagacgtAGACAGGACCGCAGGACCCTCGATATctagatggacagacagagacgtAGACAGACCGCAGGACCCTCGTATctagatggacagacagagacgtGACAGAGGACCGCAGGACCCTCGACATctagatggacagacagagaagtAGACAGGACCGCAGGACCCTCTGTATctagatgacagacagagagaagtagaCAGGACCACAGGACGACGATATctagatggacagacagagagaagtagaCAGGACCGCAGGACCTCGATATctagatggacagacagagagaagtagaCAGGACCGCAGGACACGATATctagatggacagacagagagaagtagaCAGGACCGCAGGACCCTCTGTATctagatggacagacagagaagtAGACAGGACCGCAGGACGACGATATctagatggacagacagagagaagtagaAGAGACCGCAGGACCTCTATctagatgacagacagagagaagtagaCAGGACTGCAGACCCTcgatggacagacagagaagtAGACAGGACCGCAGGACCTCGATATCTAGATGAACAGACAGAGACGTGGACGGGCCACAGACCCGATATCTAGATGGACATACAGAGAGAAGTAGGCTGAGACTTCCAAGGCCAACTATGTCACTACTCACCTTCAACATGCACACTTCCAGTTGGAACAATGTGCTGGGAGCTGTTATGTCAGGCAGCTGATAGAGCTGTTAGTCAGGCAGCTGATAGAGCTGTTTAGTCAGGGCAGCTATAGCAGCTGTTAGTCAGGCAGCTGATAGAGCTGTTAGTCAGGCAGCTGTTTAGAGCGTGTTAGTCAGGCAGCTGTTAGTCAGGCAGCTGTTAGTCAGGCAGCTGTTAGAGCTGTTTTAGTCAGGCAGCTGTTTAGTCAGCAGCTGTTAGAGCTGTTAGTCAGGCAGCTGTTAGTCAGGCAGCTGATTAGAGCTGTTAGTCAGGCAGCTGATAAAGCTGTTAAGTTCAGGCAGCTGTGAGTCAGCAAGGCTGTTAGAAGCTGTTTGTCAGGCAACTGTTAGTCAGGGCAGCTTATAGAGCTGTTAGGCAGGCAGCTATAGTCAGGCAGCTGTTAGAGCTGTTAGTCAGGCAGCTGTTAGTCAGGCAGCTGAGTAGAGCTGTTAGTCAGGCAGCTGTTAGACAGCTGTATTAGTCAGGCAGCTGTTTAGTCAGGCAGCTGATAGAGCTGTTAGTCAGCAGCTGATAGAGCTGTTAGTCAGGCAGCTGTTAGTCAGGCAGCTGATAGAGCTGTTAGTCAGGCAGCTGTTAGTCAGGCAGCTGACAGAGCTGTTAGTCAGGCAGCTGACAGAGCTGTTAGTCAGGCAGCTGATAGAGCTGTTAGTCAGGCAGCTGTTAGTCAGGCAGCTGTTAGTCAGGCAGCTGAATGAAGCTGGTAGTCAGGCACTGATTCATAAAGCTGAATTTATGTCAATCATGAAGCTCATCGCAGTGCAGGataattctcagcaacaaaagagtgatcaaattaagacccgCACCTGTCTCTCCTGCCTCTGGCCTGCCTTAAGCTGGTTAGTCAGAGTGCATTCCCAGCATTCTATCTGCAACTAGACACATAACCTCCTTATTCTGCCCCTTCTCTCCAACATCAGGGGCTTTCCCCTCCTTATtctgccccttctctctccaACCAACTGTAATccaacccactctctctctctctccttctttctctctggcATTCCCCATCCGTGTTCTCCTTCTGTTTAACTTTAAAACAATTTTTTCCCGAACCTGCCTCTTCCCTGTCCAGTAATTCCCCAGTGTCTGTGACAGTAAGTCCCCCGTGTCTGGTACAGTAAGTCCCCGTGTCTGGTACAGTAAGTCCCCCGTGTCTGGTACAGTAAGTCCCCGTGTCTGGTACAGTAAGTCCCCCGTGTCTGGTCCAGTAAGTCCCCCGTGTCTTGGTACAGTAAGTCCCCCGTGTCTGTCCAGTAAGTCCCCCGGTCTGGTCCAGTAAGTCCCCCGTGTCTGCGTCCAGTAAGTCCCCCGTGTCTGGTCCAGTTAAGTCCCCCGTGTCTGGTCCAGTAAGTCCCCGTGTCTGGTCCAGTAAGTCCCCGTGTCTGTCCAGTAAGTCCCCGTGTTGGTCCAGTAAGTCCCCCGTGTCTGGTCCAGTAAGTCCCCCGTGTCTGGTCCAGTAAGTCCCCCGTGTTGTCCTAGTATCCCTCCGTGTCTGGTCCAGTAAGTCCCCCGTGGTCTGGTCCAGTAAGTCCCCGTGTCTGGTCCAGTAAGTCCCCCGTGTCTGGTCCAGTTAGTCCCCCGTGTCTGGTCCAGTAAGTCCCCCGTGTCTGGTCCAGTAAGTCCCCCGTGTCTGGTCCAGTTAAGTCCCCCGTGTCTGGTCCAGTAAGTCCCCGTGTCTGGTCCAGTATGTCTCCCGTGTCTGGTCCAGTATTTCCCGTGTCTGGTCCAGTATGTCTCCCGTGTCTGGTCCAGTATGTCTCCAGTGTCTGGTCCAGTTAGTCCCCCTCGTCTGGTCAGTTAGTCCCCGTCTGTACAGTTAGTCCCCCTCGTCTGGTCCAGTTAGTCCCCTGTCTGGCAGTATGTCCCCCGTGTCTGGTACAGTATGTCCCCGTGCTGGTACAGTATGTCCCCCGTGTCTGGTACAATATGTCCCCCGTGTCTGGTACAGTATGTCCCCCGTGTCTGGTACAGTTAGTCCCCCGTGTCTGGTACAGTTAGTCCCCCGTGTCTGGTACAGGATGTCCCCCGTGTCTGGTACAGTTAGTCCCCCGTGTCTGGTACAGTAAGTCCCCCCTCTGGTACAGTTAGTCCCCCTCTCTGGTACAGTTAGTCCCCCGTGTCTGGTACCAGTTAGTCCCCCGTTGTCTTGGTACATATGTCCCCGTGTCTGGTCCAGTAAGTCCCCGTGTCTGGTCCAGTAAGTCCCCGTGGTGTGTCCAGTAAGTCCCCCGTGGCTGGTCAGTAAGTCCCTGTGTCTGGTTCCAGTTAAGCCCCGTGTCTGGTCCAGTAAGTCCCCCGTTGTCTGGTCCAGTATGTCTCCCGTGTCTGGTCCAGTATGTCTCCGTGTCTGTCCAGTATGTCTCCCTAGCTGTCTGTCCAGTTAGTCCCCCTCGTCTGGTCCAGTTAGTCCCCTCGTCTGGTACAGTTAGTCCCCTCGTCTGGTCCAGTTAGTCCCCCGTGTCTGGTCAAGTATGTCCCCCGTGTCTGGTACAGTATGTCCCCGTGTCTGGTACGTATGTCCCCCGTGTCGGTACAAATATAGTCCCCCGTGTCTGGTACAGTATGTCCCCCGTGTCTGGTACAGTTAGTCCCCGTGTCTGGTACAGTTAGTCCCCCGTGTCTGTACAGTTAGTCCCCCGTGTCTGGTACAGTTAGTCCCCCGTGTCTGGTACAGTATGTCCCCCGTGTTTACAGTTAGTCCCCCGTGTCTGGTACAGTAAGTCCCCCTCTCTGGTACAGTTAGTCCCCCTCTCTGTACAGTTAGTCCCCCGTGTCTGGTACAGTTATCCCCTGTGTCTGGTACAGTATGTCCCCCGTGTCTGGTACAGTTAGTCCCCCGTGTCTGGTACAGTAAGTCCCCGTGTCTGGTACAGTTAGTCCCCCGTGTCTGGTACAGTTAGTCCCCCTCTCTGTACAGTTAGTCCCCCTCTCTGGTACAGTAGTCCCCCGTGTCTGGTACAGTTAGTCCCCCGTGTCTGGTACAGTATGTCCCCCGTGTCTGTACAGTTAGTCCCCGTGTCTGGTACAGTAAGTCCCCCGTGTCTGGTACAGTTAGTCCCCCGTGTCTGGTACAGTAAGTCCCCCGTGTCTGGTACAGTTAGTCCCCCTCTTACAAGGTATAATATTGTGTCCTCTTTTTTCCCCACCTCTTTCCCCCATCATAGGTTGCTATCCCCGTGGTCTCTGTGAGGCTGGTAAAGAAGCACAAAACGGCAGGTCTGGTGCCCAACGGCCTAGCCATCACCACAGATAGCAGTCAGAAGGTGAGCGRTAGCCTCTTAGCGCCTCTGGGCACAGTGAATGGAAACACGGCTAACTGGCATTAGTGCTGCACCACGTTCTTTCCACTAAGCACAGGTAGATGGAAAGTAAACAACACCTCATGCTAACATGCTCAGCTAGTGCAAGTCAGRGCATGGTTCGGAAAGGGTGTCAAGGTCGCAGTCTATTTTGGTAGTGTCCCTTCWTGGTTCCTCTCCAGTGTGTGGGAGAACGGTTCACCTGCCTGCTCCTTTACATTGGAGKAAATGTCTGGAAAATGTTTCTTATTARTCTGTAatcttaatgtgttgtgaaatctgttgtgaatgtattgtYatgtttttaaaattgtataWctgccttaattttgctggaccccaggaagagtagcagcaaatggggatccataataaatacaKATRTTTGATTTCTGGTATTTTATGACTGTCTATTGTCTGGCAAGTGATTTAAGGATTCATACTCTCTCYTTGAAAATGATTTATGAAAGAGTGGGGTTTTCAGTAGAGGTACAGTASAGACACCATGTAAGAGGAATGGAATATCACTATTGAAATATCCTCTGTCAGTGTCCTAGATTAAGCCGTAATCTGTCAAATATAATCCGTGGTAGATTGATTTACTGTTCACAATATCTATTTAGAGAAAATTGCATTCCTGATAATGAGTTGATGTCCTAATGGATCTTATAAATGTTCCCGACATCGGTTTTATGAGCACATGATGAAATGCTTAATACATGTGTTTACACGTGTGTATGCATGAGTGTGAGCGTACGTGCGTGTGTATGCTTTCATTCACATTTAAATTGGctaatgctctctctccctcgctctctctctctctcccgtccgtCCGTCCTGCAGtatgtctttgtgtctctgcTGTCCAGGGACAGTGTGTATGACGTGCTCCGGAGGATCTGCACACACCTTCAGGTCAGAGAACACACTctcacccacacaaccacacacactggttaccactacacacacacatccaggtcagagaatacacacacacacaaccacacacactggttaccactatacacacacatccaggtcagagaacacacacacacaaccacacacactggctaccactacacacacacacatccaggtcagagaatacacacacactcacccacacacacacatctaccacTGAACCAGCTCCCTCCCACATCATCAGGTCTATTGGCCTTAAAAGTGTACAGACTGTAAAATAGTGTACTGAATATTTCCCATATCTCATCGTTCACTCTCCAGGTCAATGGGAAGAGTCTGAGCTTGAAACACTACATGGAGGTTCCCCATACCTTATCTTTGGTAAGTAAGCTTTGGATCTAGCCCTCACGCCAGACTGATCCGTGTCTCTTATTGGTTAGAACTATTGACCAACTCCAGACTGATCCATGTCTCCTTATTGGTTAG
The sequence above is a segment of the Salvelinus sp. IW2-2015 unplaced genomic scaffold, ASM291031v2 Un_scaffold1723, whole genome shotgun sequence genome. Coding sequences within it:
- the LOC112071796 gene encoding GRAM domain-containing protein 2A, which gives rise to MLSLVQQSSRPLRERAAASLPVPVGGRPAKELLMTLPCPSAQTVSKYNSQYHKLFQCVPKDEILMKVYSCALLRDILLQGRLYISRNWLCFYANLFGKDIKVAIPVVSVRLVKKHKTAGLVPNGLAITTDSSQKYVFVSLLSRDSVYDVLRRICTHLQVNGKSLSLKHYMEVPHTLSLDEFPVVDEFPGVDEYPPVLKWRRKPSVVSVSSSLPDLLGSSTGSLTAVDSPSRQTSLWKTGLRDREDPLTEPVPELGPWNISFSSSSSY